In Drosophila santomea strain STO CAGO 1482 chromosome 2L, Prin_Dsan_1.1, whole genome shotgun sequence, a single window of DNA contains:
- the LOC120450407 gene encoding protein transport protein sec31: MPCHRLSILGLLILSLVLTNADVGYHYNRPTRPTAPSAPSGAGSVYTGHQFSALPTIHPLPPIPALPPLPTARVPLPRSRPTAPAASIVSHYLPPKPVVSTYIPPPAAAPIASISFHGTPTFKPSYGPPPPARTSLATPIVVPPTGPAPLTAGGNLRIPFGKQALISPGESYVANGRQLKQYAVIEIIDNDIDETPGPFLSSTSFFDRYGAHVGAPSANGIQLDSRANSLLLEQQQLAIQPRSQGGALGGDAIALGSGGLGFVRLPNGNVYLGSGSLGYISGQQRVASVLEARTRSESTSDALHFGHGPLGGVDNLLRFK; encoded by the coding sequence ATGCCTTGCCACCGACTGAGTATTTTGGGTCTGTTGATTCTATCTCTGGTCTTGACCAACGCGGATGTGGGTTACCACTACAATAGACCGACGAGACCCACAGCTCCTTCGGCGCCATCGGGCGCAGGATCGGTGTATACGGGTCACCAGTTCAGTGCGCTGCCCACCATACATCCACTGCCTCCGATTCCGGCACTTCCACCACTGCCCACGGCCAGGGTTCCGCTACCCAGGAGTCGTCCCACAGCTCCGGCTGCCAGCATCGTTAGTCATTATCTGCCACCGAAGCCAGTGGTCTCCACATACATTCCACCGCCAGCTGCTGCCCCCATCGCATCCATAAGTTTCCACGGAACGCCCACTTTCAAGCCTAGCTATGGACCTCCACCACCGGCACGAACTTCtcttgccacgcccatcgtGGTGCCGCCCACTGGACCGGCTCCATTGACCGCAGGTGGAAATCTGCGCATTCCCTTCGGCAAGCAGGCGCTGATTTCCCCCGGAGAATCGTACGTGGCCAATGGCAGGCAGCTGAAGCAGTATGCCGTCATCGAGATTATCGACAACGACATAGACGAAACACCGGGTCCATTCCTGTCCAGTACGAGTTTCTTCGATCGCTATGGCGCACATGTGGGTGCTCCGTCGGCCAATGGAATCCAGCTGGACTCCCGGGCCAATTCCCTgctgctggagcagcagcagctcgccATCCAGCCGAGATCTCAGGGTGGAGCACTGGGCGGAGATGCCATTGCCCTGGGATCGGGTGGCCTGGGCTTTGTGCGATTGCCCAATGGGAATGTGTACCTCGGCTCCGGATCCCTGGGCTACATCAGTGGTCAGCAGCGGGTGGCCTCCGTACTGGAGGCACGCACTCGATCGGAGTCCACGTCGGAT